The Merismopedia glauca CCAP 1448/3 region CCGCTTATGAAAATGGGGTAGAAAAGTTTGTTTGTGTCGGCACCATCTGCGCTTATCCTAAATTTACTCCCATACCGTTTCAAGAAGAGAACTTGTGGAATGGTTATCCAGAGGAAACTAATGCTCCCTATGGGATTGCGAAAAAAGCTTTATTAGTCCAATTGCAATCTTATCGTCAGCAGTATGGGTTTAATGGTATCTATCTATTGCCAGTTAATTTATATGGCCCCGAAGATAACTTCAACCCTAAAAGTTCTCACGTCATTCCCGCTTTAATCCGCAAGGTATATGAAGCTGCACTGCACGGAGACAAGGAATTGCGGGTTTGGGGTGATGGTAGTCCAACTCGCGAGTTTCTATACTCAACAGATGCAGCTTTGGGAATTGCGATGGCAACCCAAAACTATAATGAGCCAGAACCGATCAATTTGGGCACTGGATACGAGATTTCTATTAAAGACCTAGTTGAGCTAATCTGCGAGTTAATGGGCTTTACAGGGGCAATTATCTGGGAAACAGATAAACCTAACGGACAGCCAAGGCGCTGTTTAGATACCCAGAAGGCTAAAGCGGCTTTTGGATTTACGGCTCAAGTAGATTTTAGAGAGGGGTTGAAGAATACAATTGAATGGTATCAAAGAAGTCAGAAGTCAGAAGTCA contains the following coding sequences:
- a CDS encoding GDP-L-fucose synthase family protein; translated protein: MDLNNKQILVTGGAGFLGRQVVKQLVLAGANLDNITVPRSQNSDLRVLENCQQLTKNADVVIHLAAHVGGIGLNQAKPAELFYDNLMMGTQLIHAAYENGVEKFVCVGTICAYPKFTPIPFQEENLWNGYPEETNAPYGIAKKALLVQLQSYRQQYGFNGIYLLPVNLYGPEDNFNPKSSHVIPALIRKVYEAALHGDKELRVWGDGSPTREFLYSTDAALGIAMATQNYNEPEPINLGTGYEISIKDLVELICELMGFTGAIIWETDKPNGQPRRCLDTQKAKAAFGFTAQVDFREGLKNTIEWYQRSQKSEVRSQK